The proteins below come from a single Streptomyces sp. M92 genomic window:
- a CDS encoding PRC-barrel domain-containing protein has product MFEADNIRDWRGQDVVDSGGHKIGTLESIYFDTATDRPAFAAVTIGLPTRRRLVFVPVDKATVGPSYLKVTYDKGLVKDAPGIDPDGELAAEDEGAVFAHYDLPYEQGSRGERRLGRR; this is encoded by the coding sequence ATGTTCGAAGCCGACAACATCCGTGACTGGCGGGGCCAGGACGTCGTGGACAGCGGCGGCCACAAGATCGGCACCCTGGAGTCCATCTACTTCGACACCGCCACCGACCGGCCCGCGTTCGCGGCGGTCACCATCGGCCTGCCGACCCGTCGGCGTCTGGTGTTCGTTCCGGTCGACAAGGCCACCGTCGGACCGAGCTACCTGAAGGTCACCTACGACAAGGGCCTGGTCAAGGACGCGCCCGGCATCGACCCGGACGGCGAGCTCGCGGCCGAGGACGAGGGCGCGGTCTTCGCCCACTACGACCTGCCGTACGAGCAGGGCAGCCGGGGCGAGCGGCGGCTCGGCCGGCGCTGA
- a CDS encoding Dps family protein, producing MTHDLTPKYTVPGIEREAAGRLIGVLRMRLHALNDLHLTLKHVHWNVVGPHFIAVHEMIDPQVDQVREMADDVAERIAALGGVAQGTPGALVSERKWDDYSIGRADAIAHLGALDVVYTGVVEGMRAAVEEAGKIDPATEDLLIGQLRDLEQFQWFVRAHLESAGGTLATGTATSETQAAERGAELG from the coding sequence ATGACGCACGACCTGACCCCGAAGTACACGGTCCCCGGCATCGAGCGCGAGGCCGCCGGGCGGCTGATCGGCGTGCTGCGCATGCGTCTGCACGCCCTCAACGATCTGCACCTGACCCTCAAGCACGTGCACTGGAACGTCGTGGGACCGCACTTCATCGCGGTGCACGAGATGATCGACCCCCAGGTCGACCAGGTGCGCGAGATGGCCGACGACGTCGCGGAGCGCATCGCCGCGCTCGGCGGGGTGGCCCAGGGCACGCCCGGCGCCCTGGTCTCCGAACGGAAGTGGGACGACTACTCCATCGGACGGGCCGACGCCATCGCCCACCTCGGCGCACTCGACGTCGTCTACACCGGCGTGGTCGAGGGGATGCGCGCGGCGGTCGAGGAGGCCGGGAAGATCGACCCGGCCACGGAGGACCTCCTGATCGGGCAGCTCAGGGACCTCGAGCAGTTCCAGTGGTTCGTGCGGGCCCATCTGGAGAGCGCCGGCGGCACCCTGGCCACGGGCACCGCGACCTCCGAGACACAGGCGGCGGAGCGCGGGGCGGAACTCGGCTAG
- a CDS encoding flavodoxin family protein, with translation MRALVINCTLKPSPQPSNTEALAGTVIAALKGHGVEVDVVRAVDLDLKPGVRTDMGEGDDWPGVHEKLLSSQILVIASPTWLGRPSSIAQRVLERMDAMLSETDDDERPVAYNRVAGVLVTGNEDGAHHVISEIAGALTDIGYTIPGQAWTYWHLGPGPGPDYLDDDRGHDWSASTGRAMASNLVHAARALSAMPLPAPPS, from the coding sequence ATGCGCGCACTCGTCATCAACTGCACCCTCAAGCCCTCCCCTCAGCCCTCGAACACCGAGGCCCTCGCCGGCACGGTCATCGCGGCTCTCAAGGGCCACGGCGTCGAGGTGGACGTCGTACGAGCCGTCGATCTCGACCTGAAACCCGGGGTCCGGACCGACATGGGCGAGGGCGACGACTGGCCCGGTGTGCACGAGAAGCTGCTCTCGTCGCAGATCCTGGTCATCGCGTCGCCGACCTGGCTCGGCCGCCCGTCCTCCATCGCCCAGCGGGTCCTCGAACGCATGGACGCCATGCTCTCCGAGACCGACGACGATGAGCGCCCCGTCGCCTACAACCGCGTCGCCGGCGTCCTGGTCACCGGGAACGAGGACGGCGCCCACCACGTGATCAGCGAGATCGCCGGGGCGCTCACGGACATCGGCTACACCATCCCCGGCCAGGCGTGGACCTACTGGCACCTCGGCCCCGGTCCCGGCCCGGACTACCTGGACGACGACCGCGGCCACGACTGGTCGGCCTCCACCGGCCGGGCCATGGCCTCCAACCTCGTCCACGCGGCCCGAGCACTCAGCGCGATGCCGCTGCCCGCGCCGCCTTCCTGA
- a CDS encoding sigma-70 family RNA polymerase sigma factor gives MITPASPPARRRPDPDAEEASITAWALAAGTGDPDAVEHFVRALHRDVRRYVTFLGADPQSADDLTQDTFLRALGSLHRFEGRSSARTWLLSIARRAVVDNIRHDSSRPRPAATEDWESAAERTQPRGLPGFDDGIALADLLATLPDERREAFVLTQMLGLPYAEAADVSACPIGTVRSRVARARSSLIEWLNDAERPVPVTTAA, from the coding sequence GTGATCACTCCTGCCTCGCCCCCTGCCCGCCGGCGCCCGGACCCGGACGCCGAGGAGGCGTCCATCACGGCCTGGGCGCTCGCCGCGGGCACCGGCGACCCCGACGCGGTCGAGCACTTCGTACGCGCCCTGCACCGGGACGTCCGCCGCTACGTGACGTTCCTCGGTGCCGACCCGCAGAGCGCCGACGACCTCACCCAGGACACGTTCCTGCGGGCCCTCGGCAGCCTGCACCGCTTCGAGGGACGGTCCTCGGCCCGCACCTGGCTGCTCTCCATCGCCCGCCGCGCGGTGGTCGACAACATCCGCCACGATTCCTCCCGGCCACGGCCGGCGGCGACGGAGGACTGGGAGTCGGCCGCCGAACGCACCCAGCCGCGCGGTCTGCCGGGCTTCGACGACGGCATCGCCCTCGCCGACCTGCTGGCCACCCTCCCCGACGAGCGGCGCGAGGCGTTCGTCCTCACCCAGATGCTCGGACTGCCCTACGCGGAGGCGGCCGACGTCAGCGCCTGCCCGATAGGGACGGTGCGTTCCCGGGTCGCACGGGCCCGCAGCTCCCTGATCGAGTGGCTGAACGACGCGGAGCGTCCCGTGCCGGTGACCACCGCCGCGTGA
- a CDS encoding alpha/beta fold hydrolase → MNSVSVRGATIEYDDFGPASGLPLLLVHGHPFDRTLWAPQVTALTAAGYRVVTPDLRGYGRSGVTAGKVLLADFADDLAALLDHLGIERAVVGGVSMGGQITMEFQLRHPERVRALVLSDTSAPAETAEGKVFRNRLADRLLAEGMEGYAHEVIDKMLAAYNVTAMPDVAARVLKTMCATDPRGAAAALRGRAERPDYRDVLASVRVPVLVLVGADDVYTPVAEAEAVQGLVPHAALAVIEGAGHLPGVEQPERFNAALLRFLAERL, encoded by the coding sequence ATGAACTCCGTATCCGTGCGTGGCGCCACGATCGAGTACGACGACTTTGGCCCTGCGTCGGGGCTCCCGCTGCTGCTGGTCCACGGGCATCCGTTCGACCGCACCCTGTGGGCGCCCCAGGTGACCGCCCTGACGGCGGCCGGGTACCGGGTGGTCACCCCGGACCTGCGCGGCTACGGCCGCAGCGGTGTCACCGCCGGCAAGGTGCTGCTCGCCGACTTCGCCGACGACCTCGCCGCGCTCCTGGACCACCTGGGCATCGAACGCGCGGTGGTCGGCGGCGTCTCCATGGGCGGGCAGATCACCATGGAGTTCCAGCTGCGCCACCCGGAGCGGGTCCGCGCACTGGTGCTGTCCGACACCTCGGCACCCGCGGAGACCGCCGAGGGCAAGGTGTTCCGCAACCGGCTGGCCGACCGGCTCCTCGCGGAGGGCATGGAGGGGTACGCGCACGAGGTCATCGACAAGATGCTCGCCGCCTACAACGTCACCGCCATGCCGGACGTGGCGGCCCGCGTCCTGAAGACGATGTGCGCCACCGACCCGCGGGGCGCCGCCGCCGCGCTGCGCGGCCGGGCCGAACGCCCCGACTACCGGGACGTCCTGGCTTCGGTCCGGGTACCGGTCCTGGTGCTGGTCGGCGCGGACGACGTCTACACCCCCGTGGCGGAGGCCGAGGCCGTCCAGGGCCTCGTCCCGCACGCCGCCCTGGCCGTGATCGAGGGGGCCGGCCACCTCCCCGGCGTCGAGCAGCCCGAGCGCTTCAACGCCGCGCTGCTGCGCTTCCTCGCCGAGCGCCTGTGA
- a CDS encoding FAD binding domain-containing protein, which yields MLLRLPTSVSEAQECMAEGAVPIGGATLVWAAWQRDGFPALAMSLRDLPEANVLEPEALGSAVVLHRIDDRVPEVLRRAAGTVGTGAVRRTATVGGNIVGSSLRCLLPAALVLDARPTVLGPDGAYETDLAEVLAKRHLLLGLRWRTPVASGYRKQPAEAGGPPPLVVATAVHTDDEGRHLRVAVRDGYEVLSESAPCDDGSAEQVAAALERTDVGALPSGARDIVREQVAGVLASLS from the coding sequence ATGCTGTTGCGTCTGCCCACGTCCGTGTCCGAAGCGCAGGAGTGCATGGCGGAGGGAGCGGTGCCCATCGGCGGGGCCACCCTGGTGTGGGCCGCCTGGCAACGGGACGGCTTCCCGGCGCTGGCCATGTCGCTGCGCGACCTGCCGGAGGCGAACGTGCTCGAGCCCGAGGCACTCGGGAGCGCCGTGGTCCTGCACCGCATCGACGACCGCGTGCCCGAGGTGCTGCGCCGGGCGGCCGGCACGGTGGGCACCGGAGCCGTACGCCGGACCGCCACGGTCGGCGGGAACATAGTCGGCAGCAGCCTGCGCTGCCTGCTGCCCGCCGCCCTCGTCCTGGACGCCCGTCCGACCGTCCTGGGACCGGACGGCGCCTACGAGACCGACCTGGCCGAGGTCCTGGCCAAGCGTCACCTGTTGCTCGGTCTGCGCTGGCGCACCCCGGTGGCCAGCGGCTACCGCAAGCAGCCCGCCGAGGCCGGCGGCCCACCGCCCCTGGTCGTCGCCACCGCCGTACACACCGACGACGAGGGCCGCCACCTGCGGGTGGCCGTCCGCGACGGCTACGAGGTGCTCAGCGAGAGCGCGCCGTGCGACGACGGGAGCGCCGAGCAGGTGGCCGCCGCCCTGGAACGCACGGACGTCGGCGCCCTGCCCTCCGGCGCCCGCGACATCGTGCGTGAGCAGGTCGCCGGCGTCCTGGCCTCCCTCTCCTGA
- a CDS encoding lysozyme, with the protein MRKPISVASRHSRRLLASGVLLASQSLLLALSAVPASADGADATPARGTAHMGMGVLAHEGVQGVPAGTRVAQTEGVDVSSHQGNVAWSTLWKSGVKWAYVKATEGTSYRNPYYSQQYDGSYDTGMIRGAYHFAIPDGASGAAQADYFVDHGGGWSKDGRTLPGVLDIEYNPYGATCYGRTASQMVDWIGDFLDRYKERTGRHAAIYTSTNWWKQCTGNYSGFGDTNPLWVARYASSVGELPAGWDFHTMWQYTSTGPTVGDHDRFNGALDRVKALANG; encoded by the coding sequence ATGCGCAAACCCATATCCGTGGCGTCCCGCCACTCACGCCGCCTGCTCGCGTCGGGCGTCCTCCTCGCCTCCCAGTCGCTCCTGCTGGCCCTGTCCGCGGTCCCCGCGTCGGCCGACGGCGCGGACGCGACACCCGCCCGCGGCACCGCCCACATGGGCATGGGCGTCCTGGCCCACGAGGGCGTCCAGGGTGTGCCCGCCGGTACCCGCGTCGCCCAGACCGAGGGCGTCGACGTCTCCAGCCACCAGGGCAACGTGGCCTGGTCCACCCTCTGGAAGAGCGGGGTGAAGTGGGCCTACGTGAAGGCCACCGAGGGCACGTCCTACCGGAACCCCTACTACTCGCAGCAGTACGACGGTTCCTACGACACCGGCATGATCCGCGGCGCGTACCACTTCGCGATCCCGGACGGCGCGAGCGGCGCCGCGCAGGCCGACTACTTCGTCGACCACGGCGGCGGCTGGTCCAAGGACGGCCGGACCCTGCCGGGTGTGCTCGACATCGAGTACAACCCGTACGGCGCCACCTGCTACGGCAGGACGGCGAGTCAGATGGTCGACTGGATCGGCGACTTCCTGGACCGCTACAAGGAGCGCACCGGGCGTCACGCGGCCATCTACACCTCCACCAACTGGTGGAAGCAGTGCACCGGCAACTACAGCGGCTTCGGCGACACCAACCCGCTGTGGGTCGCCCGGTACGCGTCGAGCGTGGGCGAGCTCCCGGCCGGCTGGGACTTCCACACGATGTGGCAGTACACCTCGACCGGGCCGACCGTCGGGGACCACGACAGGTTCAACGGGGCGCTCGACCGCGTCAAGGCGCTGGCCAACGGCTGA